A DNA window from Streptomyces sp. CA-278952 contains the following coding sequences:
- a CDS encoding nucleotidyltransferase domain-containing protein yields MDVIDLARALVLERHPHARAAFLGGSVLTSRRTARSDLDVVVLLDGPPAPYRESLRYGDWPVELFVHTEDSWHSFVTPEIVRRNSPLLSMCAEGALLLDADGTGERIADTAKRLADAGPPPVTDTALEDARYALTDLLDDFAACTDAGERLFVVAELVRRSGELALLTHGTWAGGGKWLARRLEPVAPDLAARLDETAQAALRGAPAGLISLVTEVLDAAGGPVWEGYRRSGPRRTP; encoded by the coding sequence ATGGACGTAATCGACCTGGCCCGTGCCCTTGTTCTGGAGCGCCACCCCCACGCCCGCGCCGCGTTCCTCGGCGGCAGTGTCCTCACGAGTCGGCGCACCGCCCGGTCCGACCTGGACGTCGTCGTGCTGCTCGATGGCCCGCCCGCCCCGTACCGCGAGAGCCTGCGGTACGGGGACTGGCCGGTGGAGCTGTTCGTGCACACCGAGGACTCCTGGCACAGCTTCGTGACCCCGGAGATCGTGCGACGGAACTCGCCCCTGTTGTCTATGTGCGCCGAGGGGGCACTGCTGCTCGACGCCGACGGGACAGGAGAACGGATCGCGGATACGGCGAAACGCCTCGCGGACGCAGGCCCGCCCCCGGTCACCGATACGGCCCTCGAGGACGCCCGGTACGCCCTGACGGACCTGCTCGACGACTTCGCCGCCTGTACGGACGCGGGGGAGCGGCTGTTCGTCGTGGCCGAACTCGTCCGGCGGAGCGGCGAACTGGCACTGCTGACCCACGGCACGTGGGCCGGCGGCGGCAAGTGGCTGGCCCGACGCCTCGAACCCGTCGCGCCGGACTTGGCCGCGCGCCTTGACGAGACGGCGCAAGCCGCGCTGCGCGGCGCACCGGCGGGCCTCATCTCGCTGGTCACGGAGGTCCTCGACGCGGCGGGCGGCCCGGTCTGGGAGGGATACCGCCGCAGCGGACCGCGTAGGACGCCCTGA